The nucleotide window ATGATAGTACGATTGATCCGACACCCAACGCGAGAGACCGAAATCAGCAAGCTATGCAGAACAggtaataaattgaattgatttctcattaaaaaatagcaaataaaagaaaaattaataataaaaaaaaattaaaaaaacacaaattattttgatattctttTCGATTAATATACATAACTAAACGAAATTCATGTACCAAAGCTTAGTTTTACCTTAATACAAGTTGGCGAACTGACTAAAACATTTCGTGCCGCAATATCTCTATGTACGAACTTCTTGGATTCCAAATAGCTCAGCGCTGTCGACAATTGGTAGCAGTAGAGGAGCAGCGTACCACGCTTAAGCCTAAAAATACAAAGGAAACGTTGAAAGTTATAGTTACAGCAAACAAGTAATGCGTTGCTTTCCCGACGGTGATGTCTATTTTTACATTGAACTCAGTGATGGTTGGGAACGTTATTGTCGTTGGCCGAATAAAAAGTGGAAACAAAAGGCACTACCACCACCAACAGTTATAAACTATTGGCGCGATCTTGAAGGCGCAAAAAAAGAGCAAATCCTATTGGCCGATTTGTATTTCGAGAATTGGTTAAAATCACGCTTAAAAGAAGATGCCTGCTTGCCACTGCTATATGCGGTGGGCAATCGTTTCATTCGATTAGAAAAAGCGCCACCAGGCGGTTTCAGATGTGCGCCACTGCCAATGAGCCTTAAGGAATATCGAGAAATGCAAGCCATAATAAAAGgtgcactttttatttttttttttattattttttgcaaaacaatacaacacaaacaaaagttTTCAGTGgctttaaaactaatatttacgCATTGACAGTTATcatatgtttaaatttatattttaccgATTTTATACTGGAACTGTTCACAAAATAGTCGATAGAAATACACACGACCAAACagtatattattgttttagcgacaaaaaatatttcccaaataattttgaggaatgctgccgatgtGACAGCCTTTGGCCGTATAAAAGTTCGGGTATATTCCCGTTACTTAGTCGTGAGAACGATTtcgatatatatacaatatttacagtatttatttatatttacaatattatagatataaacAACTATTTGATTGCTTGTTTAAATTGTATACTTTCAGAGGAATTGAAACAGAAAAAGAAGGCAGAGAAAGAAAAGAAAGCCAAGGCAAAAGCAGCGAAAGCAAAAAAGGGAAAGAAATAGACGAAACAGCTTAGAAAGGCAAACGAATAACTGAATTATtgctacaaaattaaattttacacattaagttaaacaaaaaaattaagaaacaaaaaatgaaaaatacaagaaatgtttaaatttgtatgaaaagcgCTATTATGCAACagttacaatatttttgttaatattcaaTGCTGCTGTATgtatcaattttgaaaaaaaaaaataactgctGCAAAATAGCGCTTAAccaaaattagtttaaataaaaataaaattgaagtgAAAAACCGTATGCAGCATTTCTACTAATTTGGAAGTGCTAAGTGTACCGATCGAATTTTttacatcattttttttttaatttttcccccATATcaacatttgatttgatttatgcTGACTATGCTttccgccatttttttttttttttttttggttatatgaGCTGTGTTAGTAGTGATCATACATACTTCTTGCTGTTGGTCTTTAAATATGCTCTAAGTTCGCCGTGACGTGCTAATTCCATAACAATCCAAATCGGTGACTCACTGCATATACCAATCAAACGAATTATATGTGGATGATCGAATTTTTGCATAATatctgtaaaattaaaaatatacatatatctattttattttgtaacttGTTATTTTGCAATCACTATTAACTAACATGCTTCTTCCAAAAATTGCTCCATTTTTTGTGGATCATCACTTGCTTTGCACGTTTTAACTGCTACTTGAATTACCGAAGATTTCATTTCCATAGTATTCAATGCATTCGTTTTGGTATTTTTCTTAGCCTTCGGAAAGTATGTGCCTATGTGTACGTCACCAAATTGGCCAACACCAATTTTATCATTCAGATTTATTTGAGATCTTTCTAATTCATAATTTCGTGCTAAAGTGA belongs to Zeugodacus cucurbitae isolate PBARC_wt_2022May chromosome 6, idZeuCucr1.2, whole genome shotgun sequence and includes:
- the LOC105210310 gene encoding uncharacterized protein LOC105210310 translates to MRCFPDGDVYFYIELSDGWERYCRWPNKKWKQKALPPPTVINYWRDLEGAKKEQILLADLYFENWLKSRLKEDACLPLLYAVGNRFIRLEKAPPGGFRCAPLPMSLKEYREMQAIIKEELKQKKKAEKEKKAKAKAAKAKKGKK